The Bacteroidales bacterium genome contains a region encoding:
- a CDS encoding redoxin family protein: KLKEDNFILIGVDRDEALEVVLRYQQKMEITYPLALDPNAEIFGRYADLKAGVTRNVVIDENGKIIYLSRLFDLDDFYEMRDVIFKAVEKLH; encoded by the coding sequence AAAAGCTGAAAGAAGACAATTTTATTCTAATAGGTGTTGATAGAGACGAAGCACTTGAAGTTGTGTTAAGATATCAGCAAAAAATGGAAATTACTTATCCTTTAGCCTTAGACCCAAATGCAGAAATTTTTGGTCGGTATGCCGATTTAAAAGCTGGAGTTACGCGTAATGTTGTGATTGATGAAAATGGAAAGATTATCTACCTCTCGCGTTTGTTTGATTTGGATGATTTTTACGAAATGCGAGATGTTATTTTCAAAGCCGTGGAAAAACTCCACTAG